TTTTAAAGCGCCCTCAACCATCTCCCGTGACGTAGGATCATCACAATCATCGGTATTGAGGTTTATCAACGCATTGTCCAAAGCGCGACCCATCAAAAATTCCAATGATAAGTAGTAAATACGCTTTGGATCCCGAGCAGTAACACGTTGCTGCGTCTTATTCCAATCAATAACAAGATTATCACGCACAGCCTCCGACATAGCCTCATAGGCTGCTAATTCGTCACAATTATATAGCGACCTTGCCAAAGTTGTCTCAACATGCTGAATAAATTTAGCCTGGAACCCATCCTTATCAGTAAACTTCTTCACCTCATGACGTTTCCATAGCTCTCTTGACTCTAGTGGAATCTTTGCATCGATTGCTTTTATCTCACGTGGTAAAAATCCAGTTAGCCGCCGAGCTAAAGTACGAGGCCTAAACTGCTCTACTGAACCCAGATCATTTGAAGAGCCTGATCCCAAATCATGTATCAATTGCCTTCCCATATTATTAGTGTTCCTGATTGTTTATATTGGATATCTATTTACTCTGTCTCGCTTACGTTTTTTGTAGATTTGAAGGTTTATCAATCTTCACAAAAGTCTCcttaatatatatatggACAGAGTTGCCACGGATAATATTTCGGTTAAATTTCTTTTAACTATTTGCTGTCGTCCAAAGACATGACTCGCCCATCTTAACCCCTGCCCCAATCTAAATTCTCTCTTGATTGCCTTTATCGGATATGCCAATGTATTAAACTTCAAGATTACCTAATCCGGAGATTAAACCGCCAAAGCCTTCCGTTATCGTTAGGAGCAACGATCCGCGATAAAATTTCACCGCCTGGCCAGTGCGGCTACTCCCGGTGGTTTATTTTAAGCTTTTACAGGGATTGTAAGGctttataataataaacaCAAATTCTTGTGCAGAGGGGCGTGGTTAATCATTCTTTAAATCTTTAAAAAATTTAAACTAACCTTGCTGTTGTAAATGGGGGacttcatcaacaataGATGAATTAGGATGTATAACGTATACTATTCTTTCTCTTTCGCGTAAGATTTCCTCTGGGACATCAAAGGGAATATTTTCAGTATTGCCCCTGATTTCCATTAGAATTCTATCTTTTACAAGCCTTTTAATGACTTTAAATGCAAGCTTACGTTCGGTCCAGTAGTCGGCCTCCGTGTTCAGATCATTTTCTTTCTGAAGTAAGTACCAGTCTACAAGTTCAGGTGCGGTTAGTTCTGCAGCGCCTGCTGTATCGTTTTCTGCTATTTTCTGGACCAACAAGTTCATAATTTCGACGTATTTTTCGTAAGAGATGGTAGTCTTTTGCTTTGGCTTTAGGCCTTTGTTGGGTATAGATTGCGAGGGCTGCGTGGGCGGCGCGGGCTCGGAAGGATCGGGAGGATTATCGGTATCGTGGTTTTCGTCTTCTTCCACgacaatgtcttcaacGTCAACTCTAATGATGCTTTGACGGAGCAGGTCATGGGCTTCGGCCACGAAGGCTGGCGTGATCTCGTCGACGCAATTGGCTCTTGCAATCGCCTCGCTCAGTCTGATCATTGATTCCAGCTGCCTGACGGTAATTCTATAGCTTGACTTGCTATAGCCCTGGACGTCGTTCTTTCGTAGCTGCTTGTATTTTTCAATGAGGAAGTTGCGCGCTTCTTCTGTCATTACAGGCTTAAAGGTACGGGCGTACTTTATGTACCGGCGGAGCTGGTCTACGGTGAACGGGGGGTCTATGGCGTCATCCCGCTTCATATGCAGGTTTACTATATGGGAAGCAAGTTCAGTGTCTATCTTCTCGTTGCAATCGTCGAGGATCACAAAAAACAGATCAAATCTGGACATGATAGGAGCTGTCATGTTGAGGTTACCTCTTAGTGTTAGCTTTCGGTTGTAACGTCCCCCTATGGGGTTTGCGGCGGCTAGAATTGACGTTCTGGCGTTTAGTGTAGCGTGAATACCCGCTTTTGCAATAGAGATGGTCTGCTGTTCCATTGCCTCGTGAATTGCAACCTGGTCCGAGATATCCATTTTATCGAACTCGTCAATACAACAGATACCGTTGTCAGCAAGCATCAACGCACCTGCTTCGATAGTGAAGTCGCCTCCCTCTTCGTCTTTTACCACTGCTGCAGTCAAACCGGCTGCGGAAGAGGCTTTACCTGACGTGTAGACAGCTCTTGGGGCGAACCCACAAACGTACTTTAAAAATTGAGACTTAGAAGTCGAGGGATCACCAACAATACAGATATTAATGTCACCTCTCAAGTTTATACCTTCCACGGTCGTCTTGTGCACACCGCCAAGCATCTGCAACAAAATTCCCTTCTTTACCGTTTCATGACCAAACACCGCAGGTGCAATGGATCTTACAAGTTTATCATATATCTGCTCATCTTTCACCATCTCTTTTAGCTCGTTAATCTCCTCAGAACATAAGCTGTTCAGAAAATGTTCTTGGTCTCTTTCAGAATCATCAATGTCACCCTTTAGTTGCTGCATATTGCCCTCTAACTCTAAATTATTTTGTTGAGCTAACGGATTGGTCGAGTTTCCAGAACTTGCAACATGGCAGGCTAGGAATGCTATTTTATATGTTAGATCTCGAACACCTAATGACTTCAGGCCACTAACTCCAGAATTTAGACCTTCCATCGTCCTGGCAATTCCCCTTGTGTCGGGCGTTGAACTGGGTTTTATTCCCACTAGACCAAGCTGAGTGACATCGGGCACAACAATTTCTGTCCCTGTGAACCTGCATCTATCACCAGGTTTTGCTCTTTCCACACAGTCTCCTCTCAAAATTATATCTAGTGTTCTTGGCATTGAGCCTGTGGGAATTTCATTCGAGTTTTCTTGTATCCTAACCCGCTGCCAATCCAGGAATTTTGATCTTCCAACGTTCAGGGTCCAAAATGCCTGGTTTTCGCAAGATGGATTAGGACAGAAAGTTGGCTCAGTGTACTTGAATACCTGTTCGACGTTGTCCACTATGGCACGGCACATGTCACAGGTAAAACTAGCCTTGAAAAGTTCAGGGCGAACTTCTGACGTCCTTGTCACAGTTCCCGATATCGACATTAACGAACCAATTCTCTCTGCCCTAATATCACGGATCCTATTCACTGTGGGTAAATTGAAGAAACTTAACTGGAACACACGTTCAGTTTGCTCTGGGCTTGAGGTGGTGGATCCCCCGGTAGCAACGCCAGATTGGTTCACTGACTGTGATCCCATAGTCCTAGTATTCTGTGAAGATTGACCATGCATCTGCGATTCCTGTTCTTGTTGTGACTGCGATATTACAGAATCTGAACTCATCAGTAGCTTAGGGGCGTACTTGCGAACAAAACGTTTCAAACCTTTTAATAAAAAGGGCAGGAACCTATAGTACTGCTCCGAAACAGCAAGCGCTAGAGCGCCGTTTTCTCTTTCAGCTAAATGCGTGTAATCAATATACATTGTGCTTAATTCGTAATAGTTCATAAACTCCACCTGGGCGCGATACGTTAGCTGAGGTTCTCCAGTATCTTCTGAAATAGTAGAATATTCCTCTAGGAAGAGTTCAAACGCCTCTCGCACCTTATCACCTGTCAAATCTCGAACTTTCTTAATTGCATTAAGATTTTTCCTCCTAATACCATCAAGCGCTGACGCCTCTACATCTTCACCGAAAGCATTATCACGATAAGAATCAGGATCCTGGGTATCATCTGCATCAGAATGACTTCTTTGGCGCCATTGGTTTTGTAAATCAAATGTTTCACCGGATGATGAACCTAAAACTCCTGGCTGTGAAGATGGAAAGTCCATTGGCTCAATATCACCAATTGAACTTCCTGCTCCGATACTAGATGGTGGAGGCGATGAGCGATTTCCTCGCTCTTCAGCATCATGGTCGTCAGCACCAAACGGACTTGATGGAGCTAGGGAAGACATctaaaattaaaaaatcTTCAAATAGACTGAGTGGTTGATTTCCAGTTATTGAAGCAATTGTCTTAGTGATTTTTTCAAGTTTCGTTCTCTACTACGGGTGCTCATCCTATAAAGTTAAATCTCAACTTTTAAAACATTGAAAATCGTATTTAACGAATACCGTCAAGTTTCTACAATTACCTTCATGGAGGCTTTAAAACGTCAGTGAAGACTAAGTGATAAAAACATATCTCTTAAACTCTCAGAGTGTCACATGGAGTCTTTTTATGGATTTTTCAGTTGAATTACTATAGTAGATCTTCTGAACATTAGTATGAGCTACATGTAAAGATATTGGATTATGTACATTACACAAAAAGTGCCCCCAGGACAGTAGATAGGTAGATGTAAGATACCCTTGTAAGACCAAACATAATAGGAACGATTTGTATATACAATTTGCTCACATTTTTCTGCAGTTTTTAGCGTAGTAAAAATTAACTTGTATCAATGTCTATGGcaatttttttttttacaCTCAAGCCTCCGCTATTATATTGAACTTGAAAGGATGGCGTATAAAATGCTAATTTTTAGTTTAGAATCCGGCTACAATTGAATTATAGCATGTTAACTTGGAATCAACCACTATGCGACTTAATTATTCTTCTTAAATTTTGATGACACACATTTGCCGGTTAGTATATTCTTTGGGAAAGTGTAACCAGCATCTGCCCAAGATGTCAGATTTGCATTCGTATACGCGTTCAAATGATCTTGAATGTATTGGTATGTTGGGTGGTCAGGTGGATCACAAGTGATACTCTTAGCGCCTGGAGGTTGATATATCCTGACGTAATCAACCGACATAACCATAGGGAAGTAAAGGTGTGTCCAATCAATATACACCCAGTTTGTAGAGAAACCCAAATTCATAATAATTGACATGGGCTCTTTACTAATTGGTCTCCAATCGACATTACCGTTTGGATGTAAAGCTGTAGAGTACATTGTGTGCGTTCTTTCTCTACCCACTAACCAAGAGATATAACCATTATCCTTATCGTTCAAATATTCGAAAGCGTATGATTGGTACAGACCGGCAGTTGGACCAAATTCATACCAATCTGGGTTCAAAGTAGACACAGCAGAAACAGCCTGTTGGAAAGGACCTCCACAATATGTGTTCATCTGGGTAATAGATATGTTGTAAATCTCAATGAACTCATAATCTGGAATGTACCAAACGTCAAATGGTGCAACTTGCAATGACTGCGAGACAACACCAATCCCAAGTTTTGCATCGACAGTTCCTTCGAGAATATCAATTTCAGGAGCACCTCTACCAACACCTTGATTAGGATGATCTTCACCATCACAGGTACAAGCACTTAATCTTTGGCCTGGCAAATAAGAAATACCATCAGTAGACGACTGGTTAGGAGTAATACCTGCATCACAAGACTCGTAGGAATATGGCCACACACCTTCGGCACTGGCCAAATAACCTGGTCTAGCCAAATTACCTAATGTCCACAAACCTGGCCAAACACCTTGAAATATACCATAACCGGGAAGGTTGGCTGAAATCTCTATGGCACCCTGGGTAAAACATAGCTTGTTCCAGGATTGCAACATACCTGACCTGTAGTATAGATCGTGGGTTTTGTATGCATCCAACCTTAGCTTTAATACACCATCGGTAGTTGTAGCTGCATCAGGGGAATACCATTCTAAATCCTTTGTAGCGTCATAGTGCATATCCGCCGCGGTCCAAAATTGGTCATCACCGTCATAGAAAGTCCTACCAATAGCGTTAAATTCGTCGCTAAAGACCAATTCCCAATCACTACCATCGAGGGCCTTCCATTTATTTGCATTAGCAGGAGTATCGGGATCAAC
This window of the Eremothecium sinecaudum strain ATCC 58844 chromosome VII, complete sequence genome carries:
- the MCM6 gene encoding MCM DNA helicase complex subunit MCM6 (Syntenic homolog of Ashbya gossypii AFR546W; Syntenic homolog of Saccharomyces cerevisiae YGL201C (MCM6)), yielding MSSLAPSSPFGADDHDAEERGNRSSPPPSSIGAGSSIGDIEPMDFPSSQPGVLGSSSGETFDLQNQWRQRSHSDADDTQDPDSYRDNAFGEDVEASALDGIRRKNLNAIKKVRDLTGDKVREAFELFLEEYSTISEDTGEPQLTYRAQVEFMNYYELSTMYIDYTHLAERENGALALAVSEQYYRFLPFLLKGLKRFVRKYAPKLLMSSDSVISQSQQEQESQMHGQSSQNTRTMGSQSVNQSGVATGGSTTSSPEQTERVFQLSFFNLPTVNRIRDIRAERIGSLMSISGTVTRTSEVRPELFKASFTCDMCRAIVDNVEQVFKYTEPTFCPNPSCENQAFWTLNVGRSKFLDWQRVRIQENSNEIPTGSMPRTLDIILRGDCVERAKPGDRCRFTGTEIVVPDVTQLGLVGIKPSSTPDTRGIARTMEGLNSGVSGLKSLGVRDLTYKIAFLACHVASSGNSTNPLAQQNNLELEGNMQQLKGDIDDSERDQEHFLNSLCSEEINELKEMVKDEQIYDKLVRSIAPAVFGHETVKKGILLQMLGGVHKTTVEGINLRGDINICIVGDPSTSKSQFLKYVCGFAPRAVYTSGKASSAAGLTAAVVKDEEGGDFTIEAGALMLADNGICCIDEFDKMDISDQVAIHEAMEQQTISIAKAGIHATLNARTSILAAANPIGGRYNRKLTLRGNLNMTAPIMSRFDLFFVILDDCNEKIDTELASHIVNLHMKRDDAIDPPFTVDQLRRYIKYARTFKPVMTEEARNFLIEKYKQLRKNDVQGYSKSSYRITVRQLESMIRLSEAIARANCVDEITPAFVAEAHDLLRQSIIRVDVEDIVVEEDENHDTDNPPDPSEPAPPTQPSQSIPNKGLKPKQKTTISYEKYVEIMNLLVQKIAENDTAGAAELTAPELVDWYLLQKENDLNTEADYWTERKLAFKVIKRLVKDRILMEIRGNTENIPFDVPEEILRERERIVYVIHPNSSIVDEVPHLQQQG
- the KRE6 gene encoding beta-glucan synthesis-associated protein KRE6 (Syntenic homolog of Ashbya gossypii AFR545W; Syntenic homolog of Saccharomyces cerevisiae YPR159W (KRE6) and YGR143W (SKN1)), whose amino-acid sequence is MKPRASNKSDQKDRIGNEDVRNAAQNPFLDNNAWNEGNYNPPPIGSSDIDRVAESDYRGYYSRHQQGAAQSSRTGPQVPQQNSGISAGQIVPPSRHPKRQQPQHSGRSMTSMPGVAYDRYPVSSRVTSMVGMSQALGINGGERHGAHHGQGTASGSSGSEDVSMLSLESSNPFIGDHDFSPFGGYPASSFPLLLSEKEDDDYLHNPDPEEEARLDKRRFLLDFKHMDHRSAGGLAGLCAMFLGAIVVFIVIPVLTYTGAVDHGKANLAELLTEYEYPQLSAIRMALVDPDTPANANKWKALDGSDWELVFSDEFNAIGRTFYDGDDQFWTAADMHYDATKDLEWYSPDAATTTDGVLKLRLDAYKTHDLYYRSGMLQSWNKLCFTQGAIEISANLPGYGIFQGVWPGLWTLGNLARPGYLASAEGVWPYSYESCDAGITPNQSSTDGISYLPGQRLSACTCDGEDHPNQGVGRGAPEIDILEGTVDAKLGIGVVSQSLQVAPFDVWYIPDYEFIEIYNISITQMNTYCGGPFQQAVSAVSTLNPDWYEFGPTAGLYQSYAFEYLNDKDNGYISWLVGRERTHTMYSTALHPNGNVDWRPISKEPMSIIMNLGFSTNWVYIDWTHLYFPMVMSVDYVRIYQPPGAKSITCDPPDHPTYQYIQDHLNAYTNANLTSWADAGYTFPKNILTGKCVSSKFKKNN